A region from the Canis aureus isolate CA01 chromosome 8, VMU_Caureus_v.1.0, whole genome shotgun sequence genome encodes:
- the FBXL19 gene encoding F-box/LRR-repeat protein 19 isoform X2, protein MGLEVPGKGEARPSALLTPPMSSSSRGPGAGARRRRTRCRRCRACVRTECGDCHFCRDMKKFGGPGRMKQSCLLRQCTAPVLPHTAVCLLCGEAGKEDTVEGEEEKFGLSLMECTICNEIVHPGCLKMGKAEGVINAEIPNCWECPRCTQEGRTSKDSGEGPGRRRADNGEEGASLGSGWKLTEEPPLPPPPPRRKGPLPAGPPPEDVPGPPKRKEREAGNEPPTPRKKVKGGRERHLKKVGGDACLLRGSDPGGPGLLPPRVLNPSQAFSSCHPGLPPENWEKPKPPLASAEGPAVPSPSPQREKLERFKRMCQLLERVPDTSSSSSDSDSDSDSSGTSLSEDEAPGEARNGRRPARGGSGEKENRGGRRAVRPGSGGPLLSWPLGPAPPPRPPQLERHVVRPPPRSPEPDTLPLAAGSDHPLPRAAWLRVFQHLGPRELCICMRVCRTWSRWCYDKRLWPRMDLSRRKSLTPPMLSGVVRRQPRALDLSWTGVSKKQLMWLLNRLQGLQELVLSGCSWLSVSALGSAPLPALRLLDLRWIEDVKDSQLRELLLPPPDTKPGQTESRGRLQGVAELRLAGLELTDASLRLLLRHAPQLSALDLSHCAHVGDPSVHLLTAPTSPLRETLVHLNLAGCHRLTDHCLPLFRRCPRLRRLDLRSCRQLSPEACARLAAAGPPGPFRCPEEKLLLKDS, encoded by the exons ATGGGGCTGGAAGTCCCTGGAAAGGGGGAAGCTAGG CCCTCGGCGTTGCTGACGCCCCCAATGTCGTCGAGCAGCCGAGGGCCGGGGGCCGGAGCGCGCCGACGCCGAACCCGCTGCCGCCGCTGCCGGGCCTGTGTGCGAACTGAGTGCGGGGACTGCCACTTCTGCCGAGACATGAAGAAGTTCGGGGGGCCCGGGCGCATGAAGCAGTCGTGCCTGCTCCGGCAGTGCACTGCC CCCGTGCTCCCACACACAGCTGTGTGCCTCTTGTGTggggaggctgggaaggaggacacagtggagggagaggaagagaaatttgGTTTGAGCCTCATGGAGTGTACAATCTGCAATGAGATCGTCCACCCTGGCTGCCTGAAG ATGGGGAAAGCTGAGGGTGTCATCAATGCGGAGATCCCTAACTGCTGGGAGTGCCCTCGCTGCACCCAGGAAGGCCGGACCAGCAAG GATTCAGGTGAGGGACCAGGCCGCCGCAGGGCTGACAACGGCGAGGAGGGCGCCAGCCTGGGGAGTGGATGGAAGCTGACGGAGGAGCCGCCgcttccaccacccccacccaggcGCAAGGGCCCCTTACCTGCTGGCCCCCCCCCAGAGGACGTGCCTGGGCCCcccaaaagaaaggagagggaggcagggaatgagccccccaccccaaggaaAAAG GTGAAAGGAGGCCGAGAGAGGCACCTGAAGAAGGTGGGTGGAGACGCCTGCCTCCTCCGAGGATCGGACCCAGGCGGCCCCGGCCTTCTGCCCCCCAGGGTTCTGAATCCGAGCCAGGCTTTCTCGTCCTGCCACCCTGGGCTCCCTCCCGAGAACTGGGAG AAACCAAAGCCGCCTTTGGCCTCTGCTGAGGGCCCGGCAGTACCATCCCCATCaccacagagggagaagctagaGCGTTTCAAGCGCATGTGCCAGCTGCTGGAGCGGGTGCCTGACACCTCCTCGTCCTCCTCGGACTCGGATTCCGACTCTGACTCTTCAGGCACATCGCTGAGTGAGGATGAGGCCCCTGGCGAGGCCCGGAATGGGCGACGGCCAGCCCGGGGCGGCTCGGGCGAGAAGGAGAaccgcggggggcggcgggctgTGCGCCCTGGCAGTGGGGGGCCCCTCCTCAGCTGGCCCCTGGGCCCCGCCCCACCGCCCCGGCCCCCACAGCTGGAGAGGCACGTGGTACGGCCCCCACCTCGAAGCCCCGAGCCCGACACGCTGCCTTTGGCTGCTGGATCCGACCACCCTCTGCCCCGTGCCGCCTGGCTTCGTGTCTTCCAGCACCTCGGGCCCCGAGAGCTGTGTATTTGCATGCGAGTCTGCCGGACTTGGAGCCGCTG GTGCTATGACAAGCGTCTGTGGCCTCGAATGGACCTGAGCCGGCGAAAGTCACTGACCCCACCCATGCTCAGTGGTGTGGTTCGTCGCCAGCCCCGAGCCCTGGACCTCAGCTGGACAGGTGTCTCCAAGAAGCAGCTCATGTGGCTTCTGAACCGTTTGCAAG GCCTGCAGGAGCTGGTGCTCTCCGGCTGCTCCtggctctctgtctctgccctgggctctgccccACTGCCGGCCCTGCGGCTCCTGGACCTCCGCTGGATTGAGGATGTTAAAGACTCACAGCTCCGCGAGCTGCTGCTGCCTCCGCCAGACACCAAACCAG GGCAAACGGAGAGCCGTGGGCGGCTGCAGGGCGTAGCAGAGCTGCGCCTGGCAGGCCTGGAGCTGACAGATGCCTCCCTGCGGCTCCTGCTGCGCCACGCACCCCAGCTGAGTGCCCTGGACCTGAGCCACTGCGCCCACGTCGGGGACCCCAGTGTCCACCTACTCACAGCCCCCACTTCCCCACTCCGCGAGACCTTGGTGCACCTCAATCTTGCTG GGTGCCACCGCCTCACGGACCACTGCCTCCCGCTGTTCCGCCGCTGCCCGCGCCTCCGCCGCCTAGACCTGCGCTCCTGTCGCCAGCTCTCACCTGAAGCTTGTGCCCGGCTGGCAGCCGCTGGGCCTCCTGGCCCCTTCCGCTGCCCAGAGGAGAAGCTACTTCTCAAGGACAGCTAG
- the FBXL19 gene encoding F-box/LRR-repeat protein 19 isoform X4 translates to MAAGRQQMDCDSRQPSALLTPPMSSSSRGPGAGARRRRTRCRRCRACVRTECGDCHFCRDMKKFGGPGRMKQSCLLRQCTAPVLPHTAVCLLCGEAGKEDTVEGEEEKFGLSLMECTICNEIVHPGCLKMGKAEGVINAEIPNCWECPRCTQEGRTSKDSGEGPGRRRADNGEEGASLGSGWKLTEEPPLPPPPPRRKGPLPAGPPPEDVPGPPKRKEREAGNEPPTPRKKVKGGRERHLKKKPKPPLASAEGPAVPSPSPQREKLERFKRMCQLLERVPDTSSSSSDSDSDSDSSGTSLSEDEAPGEARNGRRPARGGSGEKENRGGRRAVRPGSGGPLLSWPLGPAPPPRPPQLERHVVRPPPRSPEPDTLPLAAGSDHPLPRAAWLRVFQHLGPRELCICMRVCRTWSRWCYDKRLWPRMDLSRRKSLTPPMLSGVVRRQPRALDLSWTGVSKKQLMWLLNRLQGLQELVLSGCSWLSVSALGSAPLPALRLLDLRWIEDVKDSQLRELLLPPPDTKPGQTESRGRLQGVAELRLAGLELTDASLRLLLRHAPQLSALDLSHCAHVGDPSVHLLTAPTSPLRETLVHLNLAGCHRLTDHCLPLFRRCPRLRRLDLRSCRQLSPEACARLAAAGPPGPFRCPEEKLLLKDS, encoded by the exons CCCTCGGCGTTGCTGACGCCCCCAATGTCGTCGAGCAGCCGAGGGCCGGGGGCCGGAGCGCGCCGACGCCGAACCCGCTGCCGCCGCTGCCGGGCCTGTGTGCGAACTGAGTGCGGGGACTGCCACTTCTGCCGAGACATGAAGAAGTTCGGGGGGCCCGGGCGCATGAAGCAGTCGTGCCTGCTCCGGCAGTGCACTGCC CCCGTGCTCCCACACACAGCTGTGTGCCTCTTGTGTggggaggctgggaaggaggacacagtggagggagaggaagagaaatttgGTTTGAGCCTCATGGAGTGTACAATCTGCAATGAGATCGTCCACCCTGGCTGCCTGAAG ATGGGGAAAGCTGAGGGTGTCATCAATGCGGAGATCCCTAACTGCTGGGAGTGCCCTCGCTGCACCCAGGAAGGCCGGACCAGCAAG GATTCAGGTGAGGGACCAGGCCGCCGCAGGGCTGACAACGGCGAGGAGGGCGCCAGCCTGGGGAGTGGATGGAAGCTGACGGAGGAGCCGCCgcttccaccacccccacccaggcGCAAGGGCCCCTTACCTGCTGGCCCCCCCCCAGAGGACGTGCCTGGGCCCcccaaaagaaaggagagggaggcagggaatgagccccccaccccaaggaaAAAG GTGAAAGGAGGCCGAGAGAGGCACCTGAAGAAG AAACCAAAGCCGCCTTTGGCCTCTGCTGAGGGCCCGGCAGTACCATCCCCATCaccacagagggagaagctagaGCGTTTCAAGCGCATGTGCCAGCTGCTGGAGCGGGTGCCTGACACCTCCTCGTCCTCCTCGGACTCGGATTCCGACTCTGACTCTTCAGGCACATCGCTGAGTGAGGATGAGGCCCCTGGCGAGGCCCGGAATGGGCGACGGCCAGCCCGGGGCGGCTCGGGCGAGAAGGAGAaccgcggggggcggcgggctgTGCGCCCTGGCAGTGGGGGGCCCCTCCTCAGCTGGCCCCTGGGCCCCGCCCCACCGCCCCGGCCCCCACAGCTGGAGAGGCACGTGGTACGGCCCCCACCTCGAAGCCCCGAGCCCGACACGCTGCCTTTGGCTGCTGGATCCGACCACCCTCTGCCCCGTGCCGCCTGGCTTCGTGTCTTCCAGCACCTCGGGCCCCGAGAGCTGTGTATTTGCATGCGAGTCTGCCGGACTTGGAGCCGCTG GTGCTATGACAAGCGTCTGTGGCCTCGAATGGACCTGAGCCGGCGAAAGTCACTGACCCCACCCATGCTCAGTGGTGTGGTTCGTCGCCAGCCCCGAGCCCTGGACCTCAGCTGGACAGGTGTCTCCAAGAAGCAGCTCATGTGGCTTCTGAACCGTTTGCAAG GCCTGCAGGAGCTGGTGCTCTCCGGCTGCTCCtggctctctgtctctgccctgggctctgccccACTGCCGGCCCTGCGGCTCCTGGACCTCCGCTGGATTGAGGATGTTAAAGACTCACAGCTCCGCGAGCTGCTGCTGCCTCCGCCAGACACCAAACCAG GGCAAACGGAGAGCCGTGGGCGGCTGCAGGGCGTAGCAGAGCTGCGCCTGGCAGGCCTGGAGCTGACAGATGCCTCCCTGCGGCTCCTGCTGCGCCACGCACCCCAGCTGAGTGCCCTGGACCTGAGCCACTGCGCCCACGTCGGGGACCCCAGTGTCCACCTACTCACAGCCCCCACTTCCCCACTCCGCGAGACCTTGGTGCACCTCAATCTTGCTG GGTGCCACCGCCTCACGGACCACTGCCTCCCGCTGTTCCGCCGCTGCCCGCGCCTCCGCCGCCTAGACCTGCGCTCCTGTCGCCAGCTCTCACCTGAAGCTTGTGCCCGGCTGGCAGCCGCTGGGCCTCCTGGCCCCTTCCGCTGCCCAGAGGAGAAGCTACTTCTCAAGGACAGCTAG
- the FBXL19 gene encoding F-box/LRR-repeat protein 19 isoform X1, translating into MAAGRQQMDCDSRQPSALLTPPMSSSSRGPGAGARRRRTRCRRCRACVRTECGDCHFCRDMKKFGGPGRMKQSCLLRQCTAPVLPHTAVCLLCGEAGKEDTVEGEEEKFGLSLMECTICNEIVHPGCLKMGKAEGVINAEIPNCWECPRCTQEGRTSKDSGEGPGRRRADNGEEGASLGSGWKLTEEPPLPPPPPRRKGPLPAGPPPEDVPGPPKRKEREAGNEPPTPRKKVKGGRERHLKKVGGDACLLRGSDPGGPGLLPPRVLNPSQAFSSCHPGLPPENWEKPKPPLASAEGPAVPSPSPQREKLERFKRMCQLLERVPDTSSSSSDSDSDSDSSGTSLSEDEAPGEARNGRRPARGGSGEKENRGGRRAVRPGSGGPLLSWPLGPAPPPRPPQLERHVVRPPPRSPEPDTLPLAAGSDHPLPRAAWLRVFQHLGPRELCICMRVCRTWSRWCYDKRLWPRMDLSRRKSLTPPMLSGVVRRQPRALDLSWTGVSKKQLMWLLNRLQGLQELVLSGCSWLSVSALGSAPLPALRLLDLRWIEDVKDSQLRELLLPPPDTKPGQTESRGRLQGVAELRLAGLELTDASLRLLLRHAPQLSALDLSHCAHVGDPSVHLLTAPTSPLRETLVHLNLAGCHRLTDHCLPLFRRCPRLRRLDLRSCRQLSPEACARLAAAGPPGPFRCPEEKLLLKDS; encoded by the exons CCCTCGGCGTTGCTGACGCCCCCAATGTCGTCGAGCAGCCGAGGGCCGGGGGCCGGAGCGCGCCGACGCCGAACCCGCTGCCGCCGCTGCCGGGCCTGTGTGCGAACTGAGTGCGGGGACTGCCACTTCTGCCGAGACATGAAGAAGTTCGGGGGGCCCGGGCGCATGAAGCAGTCGTGCCTGCTCCGGCAGTGCACTGCC CCCGTGCTCCCACACACAGCTGTGTGCCTCTTGTGTggggaggctgggaaggaggacacagtggagggagaggaagagaaatttgGTTTGAGCCTCATGGAGTGTACAATCTGCAATGAGATCGTCCACCCTGGCTGCCTGAAG ATGGGGAAAGCTGAGGGTGTCATCAATGCGGAGATCCCTAACTGCTGGGAGTGCCCTCGCTGCACCCAGGAAGGCCGGACCAGCAAG GATTCAGGTGAGGGACCAGGCCGCCGCAGGGCTGACAACGGCGAGGAGGGCGCCAGCCTGGGGAGTGGATGGAAGCTGACGGAGGAGCCGCCgcttccaccacccccacccaggcGCAAGGGCCCCTTACCTGCTGGCCCCCCCCCAGAGGACGTGCCTGGGCCCcccaaaagaaaggagagggaggcagggaatgagccccccaccccaaggaaAAAG GTGAAAGGAGGCCGAGAGAGGCACCTGAAGAAGGTGGGTGGAGACGCCTGCCTCCTCCGAGGATCGGACCCAGGCGGCCCCGGCCTTCTGCCCCCCAGGGTTCTGAATCCGAGCCAGGCTTTCTCGTCCTGCCACCCTGGGCTCCCTCCCGAGAACTGGGAG AAACCAAAGCCGCCTTTGGCCTCTGCTGAGGGCCCGGCAGTACCATCCCCATCaccacagagggagaagctagaGCGTTTCAAGCGCATGTGCCAGCTGCTGGAGCGGGTGCCTGACACCTCCTCGTCCTCCTCGGACTCGGATTCCGACTCTGACTCTTCAGGCACATCGCTGAGTGAGGATGAGGCCCCTGGCGAGGCCCGGAATGGGCGACGGCCAGCCCGGGGCGGCTCGGGCGAGAAGGAGAaccgcggggggcggcgggctgTGCGCCCTGGCAGTGGGGGGCCCCTCCTCAGCTGGCCCCTGGGCCCCGCCCCACCGCCCCGGCCCCCACAGCTGGAGAGGCACGTGGTACGGCCCCCACCTCGAAGCCCCGAGCCCGACACGCTGCCTTTGGCTGCTGGATCCGACCACCCTCTGCCCCGTGCCGCCTGGCTTCGTGTCTTCCAGCACCTCGGGCCCCGAGAGCTGTGTATTTGCATGCGAGTCTGCCGGACTTGGAGCCGCTG GTGCTATGACAAGCGTCTGTGGCCTCGAATGGACCTGAGCCGGCGAAAGTCACTGACCCCACCCATGCTCAGTGGTGTGGTTCGTCGCCAGCCCCGAGCCCTGGACCTCAGCTGGACAGGTGTCTCCAAGAAGCAGCTCATGTGGCTTCTGAACCGTTTGCAAG GCCTGCAGGAGCTGGTGCTCTCCGGCTGCTCCtggctctctgtctctgccctgggctctgccccACTGCCGGCCCTGCGGCTCCTGGACCTCCGCTGGATTGAGGATGTTAAAGACTCACAGCTCCGCGAGCTGCTGCTGCCTCCGCCAGACACCAAACCAG GGCAAACGGAGAGCCGTGGGCGGCTGCAGGGCGTAGCAGAGCTGCGCCTGGCAGGCCTGGAGCTGACAGATGCCTCCCTGCGGCTCCTGCTGCGCCACGCACCCCAGCTGAGTGCCCTGGACCTGAGCCACTGCGCCCACGTCGGGGACCCCAGTGTCCACCTACTCACAGCCCCCACTTCCCCACTCCGCGAGACCTTGGTGCACCTCAATCTTGCTG GGTGCCACCGCCTCACGGACCACTGCCTCCCGCTGTTCCGCCGCTGCCCGCGCCTCCGCCGCCTAGACCTGCGCTCCTGTCGCCAGCTCTCACCTGAAGCTTGTGCCCGGCTGGCAGCCGCTGGGCCTCCTGGCCCCTTCCGCTGCCCAGAGGAGAAGCTACTTCTCAAGGACAGCTAG
- the FBXL19 gene encoding F-box/LRR-repeat protein 19 isoform X3 — MSSSSRGPGAGARRRRTRCRRCRACVRTECGDCHFCRDMKKFGGPGRMKQSCLLRQCTAPVLPHTAVCLLCGEAGKEDTVEGEEEKFGLSLMECTICNEIVHPGCLKMGKAEGVINAEIPNCWECPRCTQEGRTSKDSGEGPGRRRADNGEEGASLGSGWKLTEEPPLPPPPPRRKGPLPAGPPPEDVPGPPKRKEREAGNEPPTPRKKVKGGRERHLKKVGGDACLLRGSDPGGPGLLPPRVLNPSQAFSSCHPGLPPENWEKPKPPLASAEGPAVPSPSPQREKLERFKRMCQLLERVPDTSSSSSDSDSDSDSSGTSLSEDEAPGEARNGRRPARGGSGEKENRGGRRAVRPGSGGPLLSWPLGPAPPPRPPQLERHVVRPPPRSPEPDTLPLAAGSDHPLPRAAWLRVFQHLGPRELCICMRVCRTWSRWCYDKRLWPRMDLSRRKSLTPPMLSGVVRRQPRALDLSWTGVSKKQLMWLLNRLQGLQELVLSGCSWLSVSALGSAPLPALRLLDLRWIEDVKDSQLRELLLPPPDTKPGQTESRGRLQGVAELRLAGLELTDASLRLLLRHAPQLSALDLSHCAHVGDPSVHLLTAPTSPLRETLVHLNLAGCHRLTDHCLPLFRRCPRLRRLDLRSCRQLSPEACARLAAAGPPGPFRCPEEKLLLKDS, encoded by the exons ATGTCGTCGAGCAGCCGAGGGCCGGGGGCCGGAGCGCGCCGACGCCGAACCCGCTGCCGCCGCTGCCGGGCCTGTGTGCGAACTGAGTGCGGGGACTGCCACTTCTGCCGAGACATGAAGAAGTTCGGGGGGCCCGGGCGCATGAAGCAGTCGTGCCTGCTCCGGCAGTGCACTGCC CCCGTGCTCCCACACACAGCTGTGTGCCTCTTGTGTggggaggctgggaaggaggacacagtggagggagaggaagagaaatttgGTTTGAGCCTCATGGAGTGTACAATCTGCAATGAGATCGTCCACCCTGGCTGCCTGAAG ATGGGGAAAGCTGAGGGTGTCATCAATGCGGAGATCCCTAACTGCTGGGAGTGCCCTCGCTGCACCCAGGAAGGCCGGACCAGCAAG GATTCAGGTGAGGGACCAGGCCGCCGCAGGGCTGACAACGGCGAGGAGGGCGCCAGCCTGGGGAGTGGATGGAAGCTGACGGAGGAGCCGCCgcttccaccacccccacccaggcGCAAGGGCCCCTTACCTGCTGGCCCCCCCCCAGAGGACGTGCCTGGGCCCcccaaaagaaaggagagggaggcagggaatgagccccccaccccaaggaaAAAG GTGAAAGGAGGCCGAGAGAGGCACCTGAAGAAGGTGGGTGGAGACGCCTGCCTCCTCCGAGGATCGGACCCAGGCGGCCCCGGCCTTCTGCCCCCCAGGGTTCTGAATCCGAGCCAGGCTTTCTCGTCCTGCCACCCTGGGCTCCCTCCCGAGAACTGGGAG AAACCAAAGCCGCCTTTGGCCTCTGCTGAGGGCCCGGCAGTACCATCCCCATCaccacagagggagaagctagaGCGTTTCAAGCGCATGTGCCAGCTGCTGGAGCGGGTGCCTGACACCTCCTCGTCCTCCTCGGACTCGGATTCCGACTCTGACTCTTCAGGCACATCGCTGAGTGAGGATGAGGCCCCTGGCGAGGCCCGGAATGGGCGACGGCCAGCCCGGGGCGGCTCGGGCGAGAAGGAGAaccgcggggggcggcgggctgTGCGCCCTGGCAGTGGGGGGCCCCTCCTCAGCTGGCCCCTGGGCCCCGCCCCACCGCCCCGGCCCCCACAGCTGGAGAGGCACGTGGTACGGCCCCCACCTCGAAGCCCCGAGCCCGACACGCTGCCTTTGGCTGCTGGATCCGACCACCCTCTGCCCCGTGCCGCCTGGCTTCGTGTCTTCCAGCACCTCGGGCCCCGAGAGCTGTGTATTTGCATGCGAGTCTGCCGGACTTGGAGCCGCTG GTGCTATGACAAGCGTCTGTGGCCTCGAATGGACCTGAGCCGGCGAAAGTCACTGACCCCACCCATGCTCAGTGGTGTGGTTCGTCGCCAGCCCCGAGCCCTGGACCTCAGCTGGACAGGTGTCTCCAAGAAGCAGCTCATGTGGCTTCTGAACCGTTTGCAAG GCCTGCAGGAGCTGGTGCTCTCCGGCTGCTCCtggctctctgtctctgccctgggctctgccccACTGCCGGCCCTGCGGCTCCTGGACCTCCGCTGGATTGAGGATGTTAAAGACTCACAGCTCCGCGAGCTGCTGCTGCCTCCGCCAGACACCAAACCAG GGCAAACGGAGAGCCGTGGGCGGCTGCAGGGCGTAGCAGAGCTGCGCCTGGCAGGCCTGGAGCTGACAGATGCCTCCCTGCGGCTCCTGCTGCGCCACGCACCCCAGCTGAGTGCCCTGGACCTGAGCCACTGCGCCCACGTCGGGGACCCCAGTGTCCACCTACTCACAGCCCCCACTTCCCCACTCCGCGAGACCTTGGTGCACCTCAATCTTGCTG GGTGCCACCGCCTCACGGACCACTGCCTCCCGCTGTTCCGCCGCTGCCCGCGCCTCCGCCGCCTAGACCTGCGCTCCTGTCGCCAGCTCTCACCTGAAGCTTGTGCCCGGCTGGCAGCCGCTGGGCCTCCTGGCCCCTTCCGCTGCCCAGAGGAGAAGCTACTTCTCAAGGACAGCTAG
- the FBXL19 gene encoding F-box/LRR-repeat protein 19 isoform X5, which yields MLKLAATEEEGGAGKGLRGKKEKRRACSVSQDTGWKVKGGRERHLKKVGGDACLLRGSDPGGPGLLPPRVLNPSQAFSSCHPGLPPENWEKPKPPLASAEGPAVPSPSPQREKLERFKRMCQLLERVPDTSSSSSDSDSDSDSSGTSLSEDEAPGEARNGRRPARGGSGEKENRGGRRAVRPGSGGPLLSWPLGPAPPPRPPQLERHVVRPPPRSPEPDTLPLAAGSDHPLPRAAWLRVFQHLGPRELCICMRVCRTWSRWCYDKRLWPRMDLSRRKSLTPPMLSGVVRRQPRALDLSWTGVSKKQLMWLLNRLQGLQELVLSGCSWLSVSALGSAPLPALRLLDLRWIEDVKDSQLRELLLPPPDTKPGQTESRGRLQGVAELRLAGLELTDASLRLLLRHAPQLSALDLSHCAHVGDPSVHLLTAPTSPLRETLVHLNLAGCHRLTDHCLPLFRRCPRLRRLDLRSCRQLSPEACARLAAAGPPGPFRCPEEKLLLKDS from the exons ATGCTCAAATTAGCTGctacagaagaggaaggaggggctgGAAAGGGCCtgagggggaagaaagagaagaggagagcaTGCTCAGTGAGTCAAGACACTGGTTGGAAG GTGAAAGGAGGCCGAGAGAGGCACCTGAAGAAGGTGGGTGGAGACGCCTGCCTCCTCCGAGGATCGGACCCAGGCGGCCCCGGCCTTCTGCCCCCCAGGGTTCTGAATCCGAGCCAGGCTTTCTCGTCCTGCCACCCTGGGCTCCCTCCCGAGAACTGGGAG AAACCAAAGCCGCCTTTGGCCTCTGCTGAGGGCCCGGCAGTACCATCCCCATCaccacagagggagaagctagaGCGTTTCAAGCGCATGTGCCAGCTGCTGGAGCGGGTGCCTGACACCTCCTCGTCCTCCTCGGACTCGGATTCCGACTCTGACTCTTCAGGCACATCGCTGAGTGAGGATGAGGCCCCTGGCGAGGCCCGGAATGGGCGACGGCCAGCCCGGGGCGGCTCGGGCGAGAAGGAGAaccgcggggggcggcgggctgTGCGCCCTGGCAGTGGGGGGCCCCTCCTCAGCTGGCCCCTGGGCCCCGCCCCACCGCCCCGGCCCCCACAGCTGGAGAGGCACGTGGTACGGCCCCCACCTCGAAGCCCCGAGCCCGACACGCTGCCTTTGGCTGCTGGATCCGACCACCCTCTGCCCCGTGCCGCCTGGCTTCGTGTCTTCCAGCACCTCGGGCCCCGAGAGCTGTGTATTTGCATGCGAGTCTGCCGGACTTGGAGCCGCTG GTGCTATGACAAGCGTCTGTGGCCTCGAATGGACCTGAGCCGGCGAAAGTCACTGACCCCACCCATGCTCAGTGGTGTGGTTCGTCGCCAGCCCCGAGCCCTGGACCTCAGCTGGACAGGTGTCTCCAAGAAGCAGCTCATGTGGCTTCTGAACCGTTTGCAAG GCCTGCAGGAGCTGGTGCTCTCCGGCTGCTCCtggctctctgtctctgccctgggctctgccccACTGCCGGCCCTGCGGCTCCTGGACCTCCGCTGGATTGAGGATGTTAAAGACTCACAGCTCCGCGAGCTGCTGCTGCCTCCGCCAGACACCAAACCAG GGCAAACGGAGAGCCGTGGGCGGCTGCAGGGCGTAGCAGAGCTGCGCCTGGCAGGCCTGGAGCTGACAGATGCCTCCCTGCGGCTCCTGCTGCGCCACGCACCCCAGCTGAGTGCCCTGGACCTGAGCCACTGCGCCCACGTCGGGGACCCCAGTGTCCACCTACTCACAGCCCCCACTTCCCCACTCCGCGAGACCTTGGTGCACCTCAATCTTGCTG GGTGCCACCGCCTCACGGACCACTGCCTCCCGCTGTTCCGCCGCTGCCCGCGCCTCCGCCGCCTAGACCTGCGCTCCTGTCGCCAGCTCTCACCTGAAGCTTGTGCCCGGCTGGCAGCCGCTGGGCCTCCTGGCCCCTTCCGCTGCCCAGAGGAGAAGCTACTTCTCAAGGACAGCTAG
- the FBXL19 gene encoding F-box/LRR-repeat protein 19 isoform X6, whose protein sequence is MKKPKPPLASAEGPAVPSPSPQREKLERFKRMCQLLERVPDTSSSSSDSDSDSDSSGTSLSEDEAPGEARNGRRPARGGSGEKENRGGRRAVRPGSGGPLLSWPLGPAPPPRPPQLERHVVRPPPRSPEPDTLPLAAGSDHPLPRAAWLRVFQHLGPRELCICMRVCRTWSRWCYDKRLWPRMDLSRRKSLTPPMLSGVVRRQPRALDLSWTGVSKKQLMWLLNRLQGLQELVLSGCSWLSVSALGSAPLPALRLLDLRWIEDVKDSQLRELLLPPPDTKPGQTESRGRLQGVAELRLAGLELTDASLRLLLRHAPQLSALDLSHCAHVGDPSVHLLTAPTSPLRETLVHLNLAGCHRLTDHCLPLFRRCPRLRRLDLRSCRQLSPEACARLAAAGPPGPFRCPEEKLLLKDS, encoded by the exons ATGAAA AAACCAAAGCCGCCTTTGGCCTCTGCTGAGGGCCCGGCAGTACCATCCCCATCaccacagagggagaagctagaGCGTTTCAAGCGCATGTGCCAGCTGCTGGAGCGGGTGCCTGACACCTCCTCGTCCTCCTCGGACTCGGATTCCGACTCTGACTCTTCAGGCACATCGCTGAGTGAGGATGAGGCCCCTGGCGAGGCCCGGAATGGGCGACGGCCAGCCCGGGGCGGCTCGGGCGAGAAGGAGAaccgcggggggcggcgggctgTGCGCCCTGGCAGTGGGGGGCCCCTCCTCAGCTGGCCCCTGGGCCCCGCCCCACCGCCCCGGCCCCCACAGCTGGAGAGGCACGTGGTACGGCCCCCACCTCGAAGCCCCGAGCCCGACACGCTGCCTTTGGCTGCTGGATCCGACCACCCTCTGCCCCGTGCCGCCTGGCTTCGTGTCTTCCAGCACCTCGGGCCCCGAGAGCTGTGTATTTGCATGCGAGTCTGCCGGACTTGGAGCCGCTG GTGCTATGACAAGCGTCTGTGGCCTCGAATGGACCTGAGCCGGCGAAAGTCACTGACCCCACCCATGCTCAGTGGTGTGGTTCGTCGCCAGCCCCGAGCCCTGGACCTCAGCTGGACAGGTGTCTCCAAGAAGCAGCTCATGTGGCTTCTGAACCGTTTGCAAG GCCTGCAGGAGCTGGTGCTCTCCGGCTGCTCCtggctctctgtctctgccctgggctctgccccACTGCCGGCCCTGCGGCTCCTGGACCTCCGCTGGATTGAGGATGTTAAAGACTCACAGCTCCGCGAGCTGCTGCTGCCTCCGCCAGACACCAAACCAG GGCAAACGGAGAGCCGTGGGCGGCTGCAGGGCGTAGCAGAGCTGCGCCTGGCAGGCCTGGAGCTGACAGATGCCTCCCTGCGGCTCCTGCTGCGCCACGCACCCCAGCTGAGTGCCCTGGACCTGAGCCACTGCGCCCACGTCGGGGACCCCAGTGTCCACCTACTCACAGCCCCCACTTCCCCACTCCGCGAGACCTTGGTGCACCTCAATCTTGCTG GGTGCCACCGCCTCACGGACCACTGCCTCCCGCTGTTCCGCCGCTGCCCGCGCCTCCGCCGCCTAGACCTGCGCTCCTGTCGCCAGCTCTCACCTGAAGCTTGTGCCCGGCTGGCAGCCGCTGGGCCTCCTGGCCCCTTCCGCTGCCCAGAGGAGAAGCTACTTCTCAAGGACAGCTAG